The following proteins are encoded in a genomic region of Diabrotica virgifera virgifera chromosome 1, PGI_DIABVI_V3a:
- the LOC114331154 gene encoding coiled-coil domain-containing protein 174, with protein sequence MSTYEISKSSLLSLKAEILRKQQELSKAKVENDVKIKTLKKSPLEIKNKGVEARDRNDQSDVDQDLLKQSRSVLEQKAALYEKLSSGDVSENDKERNKLFLVRFDKKNIENGNKVSDMPPSDSESDKKLESDDDNDFYQSDNEEHTDPGEKWVDYVDCFGRTRKCMQKDLEYLKSKDNEMKKVVEVKHQQLDNPASQNLENDDNFVQSSTESLAENEVGQSELLSSDMRRELLRQQWEKEEEELRNKSEIHYEDVLFGEARTHGVGYYRFSKDETERAKQQDALKKLRKETEDKQKKAQELKDTREKLLAARLKAARNRKRARMGLPPEEEEEEEPNIPTPVQPEIAKEELDKKKEDDEKEELLEQARKRHIRPWDIGKEGVKEHQILTQEEWVEKMREERPSEFAPPVNYRKNFRAEDTESMEQSSAEGNSLKFSTKKKSNIKSRGKMKQKTDQILIQETVTVTDDIVEASVTSDTVNYGAVYQDYEKAFKIHIENEVDSDGEDDLLRDYKTVMSNSNPYCDYSQEDTLLDNYRKNKNEHVNKRRAEIAPPSTYDYYGPSHSKTKKVTVNPPNIQDSIEQGLEFLRKQIEQKQKMSKNREDMFLC encoded by the exons atgagTACATATGAAATCAGTAAATCTTCG TTACTAAGTTTAAAAGCAGAGATATTAAGAAAACAACAGGAATTAAGCAAAGCCAAAGTTGAGAATGATGTAAAAATAAAGACATTAAAAAAAAGtcctttagaaataaaaaataaaggggTAGAAGCAAGGGATAGAAATGACCAAAGTGATGTAGATCAAGATCTATTAAAACAATCTAg gTCAGTTTTAGAACAAAAAGCCGCTTTATATGAGAAACTCTCATCTGGAGATGTTTCGGAAAATGATAaggaaagaaataaattatttttggtcAGGTTTGataagaaaaatattgaaaatggtAATAAAGTAAGTGATATGCCACCTAGTGATTCAGAATCTGATAAAAAGCTAGAGAGTGATGATGATAATGATTTTTACCAATCAGATAATGAAGAGCATACAGATCCTGGTGAGAAATG ggTTGATTATGTGGACTGCTTTGGAAGAACACGAAAATGTATGCAGAAAGATCTAGAATATCTAAAATCCAAAGATAATGAAATGAAAAAAGTCGTAGAAGTGAAACATCAACAGTTAGATAATCCTGCATCACAAAATCTTGAAAATGATGACAACTTTGTTCAATCAAGTACTGAATCACTGGCTGAGAATGAAGTAGGTCAATCAGAATTGCTGTCTAGTGATATGAGAAGGGAACTGCTACGACAACAGTGGGAAAAAGAGGAAGAAGAGCTGCGTAATAAATCAGAAATTCATTATGAAGATGTTCTGTTTGGAG aggcAAGGACACATGGTGTAGGTTATTATCGTTTTTCCAAGGATGAAACAGAAAGAGCCAAACAACAAGATGCATTAAAGAAATTGAGAAAAGAAACTGAAGACAAACAAAAGAAGGCACAAGAACTGAAAGATACTAGGGAGAAGCTACTTGCAGCTCGGTTAAAAGCGGCTAGAAATAGAAAAAGGGCCAGGATGGGTTTACctccagaagaagaagaagaagaag aaccAAATATACCAACACCTGTTCAACCAGAAATCGCAAAAGAAGAATTGGACAAAAAGAAAGAGGACGATGAAAAAGAAGAACTTTTAGAACAGGCTCGGAAAAGGCATATTCGGCCTTGGGATATTGGAAAAGAAGGTGTCAAGGAACATCAAATTTTAACACAAGAAGAATGGGTGGAGAAGATGCGGGAAGAACGACCATCAGAATTTGCTCCTCCTGTAAACTACAGGAAAAACTTCAG GGCTGAAGATACTGAATCTATGGAACAATCCTCAGCAGAAGGCAACTCTTTGAAATTTTCAACTAAAAAGAAATCAAATATTAAATCAAGAggtaaaatgaaacaaaaaacgGACCAAATACTCATTCAGGAAACTGTAACTGTAACTGATGATATAGTGGAAGCTTCAGTTACTTCAGATACTGTAAACTATGGTGCTGTTTATCAGGACTATGAAAAGGCTTTTAAAATTCACATTGAGAACGAAGTTGATTCAGATGGTGAGGATGACCTTCTACGAGATTACAAAACAGTTATGAGCAACTCAAATCCTTATTGCGATTATAGTCAAGAAGACACACTCCTAGATAATTATAGAAAAAATAAGAATGAACATGTAAACAAAAGAAGAGCAGAAATAGCGCCTCCGTCTACTTACGATTATTATGGCCCAAGTCATAGTAAAACGAAAAAAGTTACTGTTAATCCACCTAACATTCAAGATTCTATAGAACAAGGACTTGAGTTTTTAAGAAAACAaatagaacaaaaacaaaagatGTCTAAAAATCGCGAAGATATGTTTTTGTGTTAA
- the LOC114331155 gene encoding autophagy protein 12-like, translating to MSDEVQEVGDSLQSMNITHDLSPEKHKVDILLKPTGNAPIMKKKKWTVDSDKKIGWIIEFIRKYLKLEPNEKLFLYVNQTFAPSPDQIVKNLYDCYSTEGKLVLHYCKTQAWG from the coding sequence atgagTGACGAAGTCCAAGAAGTGGGCGACTCTTTACAGTCAATGAACATTACTCATGATTTGTCTCCAGAAAAGCACAAAGTGGATATTTTGTTAAAACCAACTGGAAACGCACCTATtatgaaaaagaaaaaatggACTGTGGACAGTGATAAGAAAATCGGATGGATAATAGAATTTATCAGAAAGTATTTAAAACTAGAACCCAATGAAAAGTTGTTTCTGTATGTAAACCAAACATTCGCGCCATCACCAGATCAGATAGTTAAGAATTTATATGACTGTTATAGCACTGAGGGTAAATTAGTGCTTCACTACTGCAAGACACAAGCTTGGGGATGA